Proteins encoded by one window of Rhineura floridana isolate rRhiFlo1 chromosome 9, rRhiFlo1.hap2, whole genome shotgun sequence:
- the MRPS18C gene encoding small ribosomal subunit protein bS18m isoform X1: MAIKKVAENLEITMFQKIMDEIEITKQNLRQGCKELKIELSKMKQEIKDIGVPVREVTLEGVPVREETPEIGTNVEQEKDLESMDFRNKIYCLETQEIKDIGVLVREETLETGTGVPVREETLETGTGVPVREEIPEIGTNVEQEQDLESMDFRNKIYCLELNVISEEINEDSRDKVINGMDNLLDWNDVMEPNIEKIYGINCSHVTMEKLSRDDPVYFEKKNRDMILQQYFSNLFRMDGKKIFGIEVIPIRLLLYDYGFDSKIIMEY, from the coding sequence atggcaattaagaaagtggctgagaatctggaaataactatgtttcagaaaataatggatgagattgagataacgaaacaaaacctgcgacagggttgtaaggagctgaaaattgaattgagtaaaatgaagcaggagattaaagatataggggtccctgtgagagaggtgaccctggaaggggtccctgtgagagaggagaccccggagattggaacaaacgtggaacaggaaaaagatttggagtctatggactttagaaacaaaatctattgtttggagacacaggagattaaagacataggggtccttgtgagagaggagaccctggagactggaacaggggtccctgtgagagaggagaccctggagactggaacaggggtccctgtgagagaggagatcccggagattggaacaaacgtggaacaggaacaagatttggagtctatggactttagaaataaaatctattgtttggaactcaatgttatctctgaagaaattaatgaagattctagagataaagttatcaatggcatggataatcttctggactggaatgatgtgatggagcccaatatagagaaaatctatggaattaactgcagccatgtgacaatggaaaaactttcaagagatgacccagtgtattttgaaaaaaagaacagagatatgattttacagcagtatttcagcaacctattcagaatggatggcaagaaaatatttgggatagaggtaattcccatcagactcttactatatgactatggctttgacagcaagattattatggaatactga